Part of the Phragmites australis chromosome 23, lpPhrAust1.1, whole genome shotgun sequence genome is shown below.
GTCGTCCTCTGCCCTTTGTGTACCTATCAGCCAGCAATGGGGTTAGGGGTTAGGGttattagggttagggttcagAAATTGGAGAGGACACACCCACGCGGCGAGGCCCTCAAGCATTTGCAGGCGCGCCACCGTCTCTACACTGCGGGTTACAGCGGCGAGGCCCAGCCAGGAGGCACCCGAGGTGAACCGATCGGAGGATCCAACCATCCACATGGTGTTGCTGATTGCGTTCACTTATCCAGATCCCTCCATCTCTAGTGCGAAAGGCGGTGGCAGCAGAGATGAAGACCTGGGGTGGATGGTACTTCATCCCATGCAGGGTCACGGGAGCCGTCGGATCTAAAACTAACGACATGATACGAGCCGGTGCTGGTTAATGGGATCGCCCTATGGGCCATGAGGTGGCCCAATTAGGTCAACCCACTTACTACCGGGTCTTAGAAAACAAAGCCAATACTgaagggtgccgccgcccgcaGGAGAGTCGTCGCACCGACGACATGGCACGGCTATCGCTGGGCTCAACAAGGCCCTCTTCCCCGAAACTCCGACAATGCGTGCCTCCGCCTCCTCATCAACTCATCACTCCAGGCCCTTCTTCCCCGTCGCTGACCTCAGCATTGCAACATGCATCACTGTGTTTCCTAGATAAAATGTTTGGCACACAACAATATATCTGGATGCATCTGATTCTGATCTCGAGATCATGACATAGATTTCGGTGTTCTTTCGTAAAACACTCCTTCATCCAACACAACAACCATGGGAATTGGGAACATATCCTGTTCGCAAAAGCCAGCATCTGGAATTGCTTGTGCGGTGTGGCAAGCCCTTATGCTAAAGGCCTaaagccatgcatgcatgatcaggCAAAGCTTCCCCTGTCTTTTTGTGGGTTTCTGAAGCCTCACGTTAGTCGATCTACTAGGCGAATGTCAGATGATCTAAGAAGATAAACATGGCGTCGGTTGCTTGCTTGCGTTCATAACCATCACTATTTGCTTTGTACTGTTACTTAAAGATCTTTTTAAGTATTCTGAAGTTTGcaatggatgatgatgatgatgttgtgGTCTAGTAGTGTTGCTGTTTATTTGTTGCAAAAAGAAAGATGGTGGAAATAAAAAGAACAGAAAAAATTCTTTTCGGTCACATGGACAGATCAAAACAACCCTTTAATCGAGAGGTCCAGATATGTGGTGCATCCAGAGCCTTCAaatttgattctttttctttttgcacaTAGTTTGTTCATTGGTTTGGTTATAGAACACACACAACCACTGTTTCAGCAATTGTCTCAAACGGAAGCACAGAGCAGTGTGGGTAGCTTTGTTTCATCCTGAAGCTGTATTTGAACACTGTGAATTGACCTGTTCATGATTCCAAGTAAAATAAGACAAGcaatcctctctctctctctctctctctctctctctctctctctctctctctctctctctctctctctctctctctctctctctctctctctctctcttgttgcCCTGTGCTACACTGATCTGTGACTGTGTGTATAGGTGCTGCAGGCAGTCAGCTGCCCCAAAAGAAGTGCTCTTTCCAGCTTTTGTGCCCTTTTTCTTTACCACCCATCGGTGTCTTCCTCTTGTTGCCCTGTGCTACACTGATAATTGTAAATATTTTGTGTTGAGTCCGAATTACGAAGCCCCAATGGTTAGTTCTAATTCATTTCAAGCGCAACACTAACCATGTTTGCATCTATACATGTCCTTAGCTAAATATTGTGATAAAAATGTAAACAAGAACCTGTCTGAAACGTAGTAATTTCACATGAACCCTACGTTCAATTCGGATCAGGGCCAAATCCAGTTTGGACGAATATGACCGGCCAGTGGCCACCATCAGATGCCAAACATGGGTGATTGGGACAAGGATGAGTCGTTTTCTGATTCCACAATTGGCAGCATCCTAGATATCCCAGTAGAATTGAAATGTTCCCAAACATTCGGTGCAGGCTATAACAAGGTAGTATGAGCAGTTTCATGGCCAGGACATGCCCATTCCCCGAAGGTAGCAGCAGCATTGCTGCCAATGATCCAATTACTAGGGCACCGTTCTATTTAACAACGGCGCATTCGTTTAAAAAAACAACAGCACCAATAGTCATAGGACCGtaaaaaattctattttttttatattaccTCTCCATAGATCCATGCAtagaaaaagttttttaaaagaGTCAAAATGTAAAGATTCCACCAACACTGTCTGCCAAAGACAAGATTCATGGCGCTGCCAACAAAATCGTAGGCTGGTTTGGAGCTGGTTAGGGGTTCTGGATTTTCCTTGGAGCCACCAGTTGAGGCTGATCCCCAATAAATTAGTACGGATTGTTCGATTACATGTGAACTTTCCTCGATAGCTTAATCTTTCAGACACATTACTCGATACGGCCGAACAAACCTACTTTAAGGATGCTTCTTTTCTGCTCCGAAGCAAACTTTACGCAAACGCAAGAGACCCTAGAGCCCTTAGAAAACTTGGAAggggtttttcttttcttttgaggaatTGTTCTTGGGAGTTGGGAATAGCATACATGCATTACTAGCACGGCCAACACTATTTTTGCATCGGAAAAGTTTTTACCACGTACTAGCTTACGGCAATAAGCAGGAAAGAATCCATTGCAAAAGCAGTGATAATCGTAGGAATCAGTAGCAAATGCgatgctgccgctgctgctgctgataaCACAAAACACAGTGGTGCAcagcactctctctctctctctctccagcagcagcagcaatggcAGCTATAGTAATATTGGCAGACTGACAGGAggccccaccaccaccatcagtCCAGGACCGGGCCCGCCGTCAGCGACAGCATCAGCGTCACCAGCAGCACCGCACCTCCGGCCGTCGCGTACCGTCGCGCCGCGCCGCTCTGCAAAACGGGCCCCACAAGCAGTCAGTCAGAGAGCGAGTCAAAGTACGTTGACCGCGTAGACAATACAGTATCCAACGGAAAGGCTACGTGGCGGACTGCTAGAGTGCAGCCGCTCCGGTGGCTCCACGTGTCCCACCCGGCAACGTACGCGACGGTCCCTGACGCGTGGGGCCCCTCGCCGCGCGCGTGCgtcggcgcgggcgcgggcgcgagCGTGAGGGATCAAGTGCGGCTTACCACGCGGGGTTTGGAATCCGACGGCTCCGATTTTGACACGTGGAGGCCTGGTGGGCTAGCAGTGCTCTGCTGCTGGTACGTGCGAGTGGTGAAGGGAGTACGTACCATCATGTCGGCGGTGgaggggccggggccgggggcGAGGACGCCGGTGGCCGGGGACGCGAGCGGGGACTCGACGGGGGCCAGGTGCTTCTTCTTCGGCTTCTTGCTCGGTGCGGGCGCCGGGGCGGCGGTGGATGCGGCGGGGACAGGGACGGGGGCGGCAAGGACGGGCGCCGGGGCCAGGGCGAGGGCTGGAGGGGACGATGCCGGCGCGGGGGCGAGCGCCGTGGGAGGAAGCGTCGGCGCGGGGACCGGAGGGGACGATGCGGTGGGAGGAGCGCTGACGGGCGCCGGCGCGGTGGCCGGGGGCGGCAATGCTGGCGGTTGGGAGGAGCTGACAGGGGCTGGCGTGGGGGGAGGCGATGCGGGCGGAGGTGTCGGCGGGGAAGGGGAGTGggtggcgggggaggcggcCGGGGCGGTGAGCTTGGTGCTGGAGTGGGAGGGGGACGCCGCGGGGGAGGTGGAGATGTGGTTCTTGGAcgtgggggaggaggaggaggggcctGGGGCCGCGGCGGCTGCTGGCGAGGAAGTGGGGGAGTGTGCGGAGCCGGATCGGGAGACGGAGGGCGCGGCCGCCGGCGACTGGGAcaaggtggtggaggcggcggcggcgaggagcaggagcaggaggaggcgaGCCATGGGGAGTGACAAGCGAAGGTGGCGTGTGAGTGAGAGAGAAGAGCGGAGAGCAAGCTGAGCTGGTTTAAtagtagcagcagcaggaggttTGCCTTTGTGAGTCACTTCAGCAGTGAGTGAGTACTGGTGACGACTGGTAGTGGTGAGTAGTGAGCAGTTTGGCAGAGCTAAGGCTGTGGCACAGTGCGCGCGCATGGGAAATGCATATACTACCTCTGTTTTTTTACTTTGTCACTAATTTTTAATGTAGCAATTTTGATTTTACGTTTTTCTATAAAAGATTTATAAATAACTAAAACTTTTGTATAATTAGATTCATCGtgaaatatactttattagtattaGATACATTTAAGTATTCGTAAATTATTCGTAAAAAAACGTAAGGTCAAAATTATTACAGTAAAAAGTTAACGACAAGTAAACGAAAACAGATGTAGTATCTACTTTGGCCCTCACCTCCCTCGTATTCTTATCAACAGTAGTACTGTTAGGCTTAGCAAGGATTATTGGATGATATGATCACGGGATTAGGGCATATTTGTTTAGACCGAGGCTGTTTCTGACTTTTCAGTTTTCATGCTGGAGAGACTGTTTTTCCAAAAACTGCTTATGTAGGAAATGTGACCGTTTGGCGACATTGGTTTTGGATGGCCTGGTTAGCTGAATGAATATGGCTTCTCTGTGAAATGTTGTTAATGTTTGTTTTCATTATTGTTTGAATATAATTGGCATTTCAGGTATCTGTGTACATGTAACTACTACATTTAGACCTTATACAAAGTTGATTAATACTTAAAAAATGTAAAGTATGAAAGGGTCCATCATTCAAGAAAATATGTTTGTATCCAAAAAAACTGCCATCCTTTACATCACTGAACAAGCCACTGACATTCAAGGTGCGCATGCACTGCATTTCCAGGAGAGAGGTATTTTACGACAGCACTTGCATATCAAGATCCACCGCGCATATGACACATTATCACAACAGCAATAATACATATCTAAATATTCAATTCTGGAAAGAATTGACAGGAACCATGAATACTTCTTGCAAACATCGTGATGGCAGTATAcatcaaaatgagcaaggaTCTGAACTTTGGACGGAATAATGCCTTTACATTACTTATCCTAGGATCTGAATTTTGGTCTAAATGAATACCCAAGGGGAGAGGCATcatcaagaaaaaaagaactacCAAACTGGAGCTGCCTGCAAGCAAAAGAATTATCATGAGATCATGTTCTTTCAGTGGGAAAACACTAGATACAACAAATGTGACACTAATGGTTCCAGTCTTGACCTTCTTGGCCATCTAGCAAACGATACACATGAACAtttgaaagagaaaaaaaaaattctgtccTACCGCATACATGAACACATACTCAGCCAGGAACTCGTATTTTCAGAAAGCAGCAGTATTTGTATCCCACCCTGACCCGGCAACAAAAACTAGCAGCAACCGAGATCAGCAGGATAAAAATCAATACACTTCAATTGTACCACAGCACAggaacaaaagaggagacaAATGTTCATGTGTTCATGTATTTTCAGATCCAAGAAGATGAGTCCTAGCAATCCAAATTCATACAGTACGGCATCCAACACATGCAAAGCAGCCAATTTTTTACCTTGCCTGTGGAGTTGGTCGGCGGAATGGGGGAGACCAGGAGCGTCTCCTCTGCTGCGTGGGGGACGCCCGGCTCCTCTGCTGCGTCCGGCACCTCGGGGCCATCGGAGGGCTGGTGGAGGTCGGGAGCTTCGTGTTTGTCGATGGCGGAGGAGACCTTGGAGGCTTCAGGTTTGTCGATGCCGTGGGGAGGTCACAGCCGTCGGCGTCCAAGAGGAAGTCGGGGCCGTCGTTCTAGTCGGCGTCGAGGGGAGGTCAGGAACGTGAGGGAAGGAgggcgccacctcctccgccgaCTCCTCCGTCGCCACCTGTCGTCGGCGCGTCTGCCACCGCCCCCGTCAACTACGCTCCCTTCGCCGCCTTCGCCCCCATCCACGCACCCTCCGCCACTGCCCCTCGTCAGCCGCTGCCGCAGCCGCTCCCGCAGCCGCTCCCCCTCCTTGGTAATTTCTTCCACTCAATTAGCCCACGATTTTTTTTACCCTATGAAATCTGTGGTCAAAAGCAAGCGGCCATGGCTTGCATTGACAGGGAAATGGAAGGGAAACGAGGTTGAGAGCTCTGCATCTTGAGCCATGTCTCTGTATATGGATCCATGGCCCAAGGTTGCAGGCAGTATCAAGAACGGTAACTGCATTCTAAATTTCTCGCAGCAAAATGCCAACATCTGTAGTGCTAGTATTATGATGCAATAGCCCTCTCGGAAATCTCGGTCGCCGTCACAAAAGAGAAGCGAATATCTGGCGCGTTTTGGTTTTCCTCATACAACAAGAGATGGGAAAACAATTCTGTTTCCTGTCAGTGGTCACTAGCTAGAGACTTGCTTGAAAAAAGACGagcatattttgtttttctgaCAAGTTAGCGGACTTTGTATTTGACGAGCTTGTAACTGAGCTCATTGTTCACCTTGCAGAGTTTTTATTCTAGATAGTTATTTTGTCCCTTTATTTTTTGGTCTAGGAGTACTATATTGTGCAGATGCTGGGATAATTGTGATGTACATATTACAGATTCcttttgttttcccttttgTAAAACACATTCTGGGGATTGTTGTTAGGTCTTAGGAATTCAATTCACGTGCTGGAAAGTTTTGTCGGATCAGTATTAGTATAAATGATTAAAGGAGGAAATGTTTTTCTCTGCTATTTGGATGTATAATCTACACAGAGTTTGAAACAGAAATTTGTCAGGCAGGCAAAGGTGAGAAGTTGCCCGTTCATGTAACATGAATTCGATTCATGTTCTAGAAAGTTTCGCCTGTGATCACTCCCATTCAGTAACTGAAATCAGGCACCATGAACGAGCTAAACGTGATCTGAAATAGACTTGAGTCATATGGGCTTTACTGGGCAGAGCTGATGCATGGGCAGGGATCATTCAGTCAAATACAAAGTCTGCCAAGTAGTTCATTGTGCATGTTCTGTTCCGAACAAAACATTTGTATTCCAGTCTTTTATATTCAGAACAGTGCTAACTCTTTCATTGCAGCGGTATATTCAGTGTGATGTTGCTAAAAATTTAGTTGACAAAGAATAGTGCTTTTGTTGAGTTGGCCACTCATTCTTCAAACTATAGAAGGGTGGGGCCTTTAAGCTCGTAATGCCTGCGAAAGTTACTCAGCTTTCAATCTTTTGTTCCCTTTTCAGACTGGTGATGCACCGGCATGACCTTTGGCTAGGACTGATTGAAGGCTGGGCGCCAGGGTGGTTGTGTCATCGGTGATACTGAGCTGTATATGTGACATGGCCTGATCCAACAATGAAGCATGTAGATTATGTTTCATGCTAGTAATGTATAACCGAGGCTTGATTTCGTAGACTTTGGACCTGAATTTTTGTGTGTACATGAGTTAGAACCTGAATTGCTTATATGGTGCTAATCGCCCTCGTATTCGTTTAGACAACACATTAGCATCAAAGACTTCGTTTGTTAACTTATTCATCTCACACAATGTAATATATTGTACTTTGATTTATCCATTATTGTAACGATGAAataattttctaaatataatgTGTTTTGGtgaactattttttttgtttctgaatATTAAGCTAACGTGTTGATGAAAGCAAGGGTATACGATGCAGGCATCAGGCATGCAATGTTTGCAGGTGACAACATGTTTGCAGTGTTTGCAGGTGAAGCATCCAGCATTCCAGCCCCTTGATGTCGTCATTGCCGTCTACGGATGTCACGTTACCGATGACAGACCCTGTTCCAGAAAATGATGAACGGTTTTTTTTTCCTCAGGTTTTTGGGTTCATAGAAATGGTAATACTCTAAAGTGCTTGCATGATATTGTTCATTCTTCTTTTAATCGGGCGTCTTTTAGGATTGAACCGTGATGCTTTTAGCATGAAATCCAAGAACCAGGATCTCAAAAacaattcttcaaaagtttctcGAATCTTGAGCTAAAAATAATGCAAGACTCCGGTCACATTCCATTTCTCTGCTgaactctaaaaaaattcaacttctTGCAACATCTACTTATCATATGGGCTAAAAATAAACTCAACAACGCATCTTCTCCCATACAAAGGCAAAGGTCATGCGGCACGCAGAGACGCAATACCAGCCGATCGCTACCAGGCTCCCCTAGCCTCGTTTGGAAGCACTGTATGATAAGGGCGAGGGCAAATATATAATGCACAACGTTTCAACAACTTAAGTTGTAGCTAACCACATCTAAATAACTGATGTTGGAAGCAAACAAAGTGCTCTACAGATTCACAATATCACATCACAAAGTGTATATCGCCAAGACATAGTTGAAGAAAGCTATCCAATAGCAAACTACATATAAACAACTGATGTTGGAAGCAAACAAAGTGGTCTACAGGTTCACAATATCACATCACAAAGTGTGCGTCACAGACACATAGTTAAACAAGCTATCCAATTGCTAACTACATAAACACTACATCAACCATGGGCCACAATATCCAGACAGAATGAGACGCGGCAGCAGACTACTCTATCGTTTCAGTGTTAGCGTCTGCCTGCAGGGAAAAAAAGGAAGTTAAATCTTTTTAAGTACCAACGAATACGACAATCACCCGAGGGTGCTAAGACTAAATGTAAAGAGAAACGCACAATCAATACTCGCGTCTGCAGCCTCAGCTGGCATTGTGCGTCTGGTCATGCTCAATGAAGTCCAGAGCCTGCTCCTTCGATACCACGTTGATGAAGCTCACTCTATTCTTGTGTGTCACACCATATATTTTATCAGCAACTTTTACAATCTCTGGCCGGAATGTGGTTGCAATGAATTGAGTGTCAGCCATGTCAGCTAGACGGCGGATCATATCTGGAACAGAAGTTAAGGAGAGCAGCAGCAAGCTTCTATCACCCCAAGGACACAAAAACGCATTGATCATACCCATAGCTACACTAGAAAATAAGTCGGATCACAAATATCTGGAGACAATAACAAGCAGCTAATGACCCTTTAATGGTGAGGATAAAACTGtgagaaaagaaataaaaaggatacTCCCGACAGCTGTTCTGTACTGTGGATCCAGAGCAGCATCGATCTCATCGAAGAGATAAAATGGAGCTGGATCACATCTTTGGATAGCAAAAATCAGTGTTAATGCCACCACAGTCTTTTGTCCTCCCGACAACTGTTTCATAGATTGAGTTTCTCCCTTGCCAGTAAAGGAAACCTGAATCGCGAGTACACTTTTATAAGTTTCAGGAAAGATTAACAGGGCACAGCCACCAGAATCATCCAAAAGAGTGTAACAACTTAAAAAACAGTACTATTTTTACGTCATTTTGAGTTTGGGATGGTTTAGTAAAAGGATGTAGATGTGTGCGACTAAATAAAAAACCTATGCAAAGAAGACTTACCTTGACTTTCACGCCAATATACTTCTCTATCCTCCCTTCGGGATCTGGTTCACGAGGTCCATcctcatcattatcatcatcaccTGCATCACCATCCTAGCAGAAACGAACACATAAACATTGGGAAGTCGGTGATAACTCACCTTTAAGACAGCAAAAGTGCAAGGATAAAATTTCAGGAAATTCATAGTTCTAGAACATGTAAACTTGTATTAGAAACTGAGTTTTACATATAAACTTTGCATCAAGGAACAGCCagaactaaaataaaataaaacatcaGAATAATGGCATATAGGTGGCAGGCAAATTTTAATTTACCACAACCATGTGTAAAAACAGGATAACAGGACTAGTAACGCCATTGAGTAAAGCAAAGGAAAGAAACCTttttcttcatcataaccaaaTATCCATGACCACCTTGCACTAGCTCAGAGAACACTTCGCGGAAGTGCCTTGCAACTCCTTTAAATGTGCGCTCAATTGATTCATCCTTCCTTTGGTCTAAAACTGATATGAGTTCCCTAATTTTCTGCAATATAGACCAGCAGCTCTTGTGAGATTCTAGGTTCAGTACATTCAGAACCCAAACAGGGGCATGGAGCGAAGAGGAATAAAAACATTTATACTGATGTGAAAGCTTACCTGATCACCAGCATCAAGTTCAGCTCGTCTTCTCTGCAGTTGTTCACGTTGTTCGGTGAAGTTCACATACTGGTCAAGAGCCTTTTGGTTGACATGACTAAACTGCTTCAATTGCTCATTGCACTCATAAAGTATCTTTTGCAGCTGTTTCTTGTTTTTCATCTTGTACCTACAATTTTAACCAAAGACAGGATAAACTCACTCAGCACTATCGTACTGCAGTATTTATATGCGGAAAAGCCCTACAGGGTAATGAAGCCATAGACAGATTATGAAATCTAATTCATCGAAACAGTCATCTCTAGAGACTATAGAGAGAGAACATGTGTGCCAGTAAACAAGGAAAGTATAATCCAAGGACTGGAATTCAGTACGCTTCAAAAGCATCAGCAGGCAATGAGCCCAAGTCTCGGATCTTCTTCATGCACTCCTCTTGCTTGGCTAGATGGATGCTCCTGCTGTTCATCAACTGTTCCAAGTC
Proteins encoded:
- the LOC133906489 gene encoding vegetative cell wall protein gp1-like, yielding MARLLLLLLLAAAASTTLSQSPAAAPSVSRSGSAHSPTSSPAAAAAPGPSSSSPTSKNHISTSPAASPSHSSTKLTAPAASPATHSPSPPTPPPASPPPTPAPVSSSQPPALPPPATAPAPVSAPPTASSPPVPAPTLPPTALAPAPASSPPALALAPAPVLAAPVPVPAASTAAPAPAPSKKPKKKHLAPVESPLASPATGVLAPGPGPSTADMMSGAARRYATAGGAVLLVTLMLSLTAGPVLD